A stretch of the Panicum virgatum strain AP13 chromosome 9N, P.virgatum_v5, whole genome shotgun sequence genome encodes the following:
- the LOC120692233 gene encoding probable calcium-binding protein CML8 isoform X2, protein MASPYKAYEPPSNSSGYRTDKVRRKKLTAQKRKEIKEAFDLFDIDGSGTIDARELNVAMRALGFEMTPEQINQMIAEVDKDGSGTIDFDEFVHMMTDKMGERDARDELYKAFRIIDKDGQDLRHRHPAAGHRDRRALHARRGEGDDRGRR, encoded by the exons ATG GCGTCCCCGTACAAGGCCTATGAGCCTCCTTCCAACTCCTCCGGCTACCGGACGGACAAAGTCCGTCGCAAGAAGCTGACGGCGCAGAAGAGGAAGGAGATCAAAGAGGCGTTCGACCTCTTCGACATCGACGGCTCAG GCACCATTGATGCAAGGGAGCTCAACGTTGCCATGAG AGCCCTGGGATTCGAGATGACACCGGAG caaATCAACCAGATGATCGCGGAGGTGGataaggacggcagcggcaccATCGACTTCGACGAGTTCGTGCACATGATGACGGACAAGATGGGCGAGCGGGACGCCCGGGACGAGCTCTATAAGGCCTTCCGCATCATCGACAAGGACG GGCAAGATCTCCGACATCGACATCCAGCGGCTGGCCATCGAGACCGGCGAGCACTTCACGCTCGACGAGGTGAGGGAGATGATAGAGGCCGCCGATGA
- the LOC120692233 gene encoding probable calcium-binding protein CML8 isoform X1, translating to MASPYKAYEPPSNSSGYRTDKVRRKKLTAQKRKEIKEAFDLFDIDGSGTIDARELNVAMRALGFEMTPEQINQMIAEVDKDGSGTIDFDEFVHMMTDKMGERDARDELYKAFRIIDKDGNGKISDIDIQRLAIETGEHFTLDEVREMIEAADENGDGEIDLEEFMKMMRRTNLGSGF from the exons ATG GCGTCCCCGTACAAGGCCTATGAGCCTCCTTCCAACTCCTCCGGCTACCGGACGGACAAAGTCCGTCGCAAGAAGCTGACGGCGCAGAAGAGGAAGGAGATCAAAGAGGCGTTCGACCTCTTCGACATCGACGGCTCAG GCACCATTGATGCAAGGGAGCTCAACGTTGCCATGAG AGCCCTGGGATTCGAGATGACACCGGAG caaATCAACCAGATGATCGCGGAGGTGGataaggacggcagcggcaccATCGACTTCGACGAGTTCGTGCACATGATGACGGACAAGATGGGCGAGCGGGACGCCCGGGACGAGCTCTATAAGGCCTTCCGCATCATCGACAAGGACGGTAAC GGCAAGATCTCCGACATCGACATCCAGCGGCTGGCCATCGAGACCGGCGAGCACTTCACGCTCGACGAGGTGAGGGAGATGATAGAGGCCGCCGATGAGAACG GTGACGGCGAGATCGACCTGGAGGAGTTCATGAAGATGATGAGGCGGACGAACCTCGGGTCTGGGTTTTAA